A genome region from Nitrosopumilus oxyclinae includes the following:
- a CDS encoding phosphoribosyltransferase, translating into MDKEQYVSWSEIDSLTEQLSNLILKSKKFSSITTLSRGGLVPSRLLADHLGIEKIFVDEKVIPANSLVVDDIFDSGKTFDRIISKSEDASKLVYATLFARRGKKFPSQLIYAKETNDDGYVVFPWDKIEFEKSR; encoded by the coding sequence ATGGATAAGGAACAATATGTTAGCTGGTCTGAAATTGATTCATTAACAGAACAACTTTCTAATCTTATTTTAAAATCAAAAAAATTTTCTAGTATTACAACTCTGAGTAGAGGTGGATTGGTACCTTCTAGATTACTGGCAGATCACTTGGGAATTGAAAAAATCTTTGTTGATGAAAAAGTTATCCCTGCAAATTCCTTGGTTGTTGATGATATTTTTGATTCTGGGAAAACATTTGATAGAATTATTTCAAAATCTGAGGATGCATCAAAATTAGTTTATGCAACACTGTTTGCAAGACGTGGAAAGAAATTTCCATCACAATTAATCTATGCTAAAGAAACTAATGATGATGGATATGTTGTATTTCCTTGGGATAAAATAGAGTTTGAAAAGTCTAGATAG
- a CDS encoding RDD family protein produces MSDPQDNSPSKIILAKWTDRFAAWLIDFIIISIISTSIIFALFGTMYYEFENVEFWAESIQYIPTSSIFFLYWVILEYKTGQTIGKKILNLKIVRITGQKADLKGIMISSFGKSFLLPIDIILGWILTNEKRQRIFNKIGDTIVVKLKEDEANSDLKYTKD; encoded by the coding sequence ATGTCCGATCCACAAGACAATTCCCCATCAAAAATAATTCTAGCTAAATGGACAGATAGATTTGCTGCATGGTTAATTGACTTTATAATAATTTCAATTATTTCAACATCAATTATTTTTGCATTATTTGGAACAATGTATTATGAATTTGAAAATGTAGAGTTTTGGGCAGAAAGCATACAATACATCCCCACAAGTAGCATATTCTTTCTCTATTGGGTAATTTTAGAATACAAAACAGGACAAACAATTGGCAAAAAAATTCTTAATTTGAAGATAGTCAGAATTACAGGTCAAAAAGCTGACCTCAAAGGAATTATGATTAGCAGTTTTGGAAAATCATTTCTACTACCAATAGACATCATTCTAGGATGGATTCTAACAAATGAAAAACGTCAAAGGATATTCAATAAAATAGGAGATACAATAGTTGTTAAATTAAAAGAAGATGAGGCTAATTCAGATTTAAAATATACCAAAGACTAG
- a CDS encoding AbrB/MazE/SpoVT family DNA-binding domain-containing protein gives MSGNQNLYDPSEMFKSWIQKSGRAQAEFMKNFGSLMTNQTSQTFNPLETLKGVSDTARKTQSNVMDNMSNMQSKSMDTMFSIGQMLPSFMNWGAYKTTISSNGRISIPEAERNALGLGDGDLVQVIILPIAKKSKNKEVKQ, from the coding sequence ATGAGTGGTAATCAAAACCTATACGATCCTTCTGAGATGTTCAAATCTTGGATTCAAAAAAGCGGACGTGCTCAAGCAGAATTTATGAAAAACTTTGGTTCTTTGATGACAAATCAAACTAGTCAAACATTCAATCCTTTAGAAACACTAAAAGGAGTTTCTGATACTGCACGAAAAACTCAATCTAATGTGATGGATAACATGTCTAACATGCAAAGTAAAAGTATGGATACAATGTTTTCTATCGGCCAAATGCTTCCTTCCTTTATGAATTGGGGTGCTTACAAAACTACTATTAGTAGTAATGGAAGAATCTCTATCCCTGAAGCTGAACGTAATGCACTAGGTTTAGGAGATGGTGATTTAGTTCAAGTCATAATCTTACCAATAGCAAAAAAATCAAAAAATAAGGAGGTGAAACAATGA
- a CDS encoding transcription initiation factor IIB: protein MLKNTMMSGPKCPSCGDKKMITDQNTGELFCSKCGIVVTDKISDTGAEWRSFSNDEGNKARTGAGTSLKMHDMGLSTVIGAANKDATGKPLSTSMKSSIERLRTWDSRSQAHSSADRNLRQALNEMDKLKDKLALTDSVIEKAAYIYRKAMEKKLVRGRSIQGLVAACLYASCRNTETPRTLDDIAKGINIRRKDVARCYRLIFRELELKMPVVDPVKGVSRIASIAELSEKSKRKATAILNQAKEMGVVAGKDPMGIAAAALYLACISTGEVKSQKEISIASGVTEVTIRNRCAGLRQMLKDE, encoded by the coding sequence ATGCTTAAAAATACAATGATGAGTGGCCCAAAATGTCCATCATGTGGCGATAAAAAAATGATTACAGATCAAAATACAGGAGAGTTGTTCTGTAGTAAATGTGGAATAGTAGTTACAGATAAAATTTCAGATACAGGTGCAGAATGGCGTTCATTTTCAAATGATGAAGGAAACAAAGCTAGAACAGGTGCTGGTACATCATTAAAAATGCACGACATGGGATTATCTACAGTTATCGGTGCAGCAAATAAAGATGCAACAGGTAAACCACTTTCAACATCTATGAAAAGTTCGATTGAAAGGTTGAGAACTTGGGACAGTAGAAGTCAAGCACATTCATCAGCAGATAGAAATTTGAGACAAGCACTTAATGAGATGGATAAATTAAAAGATAAACTTGCTTTAACGGATTCAGTAATCGAGAAAGCAGCTTACATTTACAGAAAGGCAATGGAGAAAAAACTTGTGAGAGGCCGCTCTATTCAAGGATTAGTAGCAGCATGTCTTTATGCATCATGTAGAAATACAGAAACTCCTAGAACTCTAGATGATATTGCAAAAGGAATCAACATTAGAAGAAAAGATGTTGCAAGATGTTATAGATTAATTTTTAGAGAATTGGAATTAAAGATGCCAGTAGTTGATCCTGTTAAAGGAGTATCCAGAATTGCAAGTATCGCTGAACTTAGCGAAAAGAGTAAACGAAAAGCAACTGCAATTTTAAATCAAGCAAAAGAAATGGGAGTAGTGGCAGGAAAAGATCCAATGGGAATTGCAGCAGCGGCACTATATCTTGCATGTATTAGTACAGGTGAAGTAAAATCTCAAAAAGAAATATCAATTGCATCAGGAGTTACAGAAGTGACAATTAGAAATAGATGTGCCGGATTAAGACAAATGTTAAAAGACGAATAA
- a CDS encoding universal stress protein, with the protein MIKKKISKILVPLDGSKNSIRGLETAITLARSCGATLTGIYSIYAPPHSEFRGVGSVEKSLNVEVKKFMDEAKTLAAKNGIVFNEKIARGEIGYNIIKLAQGKGNFDMIVMGSRGRSSTKAMFFGSVSNYVIHTSKIPVVIVK; encoded by the coding sequence GTGATAAAAAAGAAAATTTCAAAAATACTAGTTCCACTAGATGGATCTAAAAATTCCATCAGAGGATTAGAGACGGCAATTACACTAGCCAGAAGTTGTGGTGCAACACTTACAGGAATATATTCAATTTATGCCCCACCACATTCTGAATTCAGAGGCGTAGGCTCGGTAGAAAAATCACTAAATGTAGAAGTTAAAAAATTCATGGATGAGGCAAAAACTCTTGCTGCAAAAAATGGCATTGTATTTAATGAAAAAATAGCCAGAGGGGAAATAGGATATAATATTATCAAACTTGCACAAGGAAAAGGTAATTTTGATATGATCGTTATGGGCTCACGAGGACGAAGTTCTACTAAAGCAATGTTCTTTGGAAGTGTTTCAAATTATGTAATCCATACATCAAAGATTCCAGTTGTAATAGTAAAATAA
- the msrA gene encoding peptide-methionine (S)-S-oxide reductase MsrA codes for MKATFGAGCFWHVEDLLNKTKGVKSTAVGYIGGQLPNPTYEEVCTDKTGHAEAVEVDYDPDEISFEELLDIFWSNHNPTTLNRQGPDVGIQYRSAIFYHDEKQKEIAENSKESLQKSGKFDNPVVTEIVPAPTFYKAEEYHQKYFKKHGLS; via the coding sequence ATGAAAGCAACTTTTGGTGCAGGATGTTTTTGGCATGTTGAAGATTTACTCAATAAAACTAAAGGAGTGAAATCAACTGCAGTAGGATACATTGGTGGTCAACTCCCAAATCCAACATATGAAGAAGTTTGTACTGATAAAACAGGACATGCAGAAGCTGTTGAAGTTGATTATGATCCTGATGAAATCTCATTTGAAGAATTACTTGACATTTTTTGGTCAAACCATAACCCTACAACACTAAATCGTCAAGGTCCTGATGTAGGAATTCAATACCGTTCAGCAATTTTCTATCATGATGAAAAACAAAAAGAAATTGCAGAAAATTCTAAAGAATCACTTCAAAAATCAGGGAAATTTGATAATCCTGTTGTCACTGAAATAGTTCCAGCCCCTACATTTTACAAAGCTGAAGAATACCATCAAAAATATTTCAAAAAACACGGACTTTCTTAG
- a CDS encoding DUF6659 family protein produces MDNVEELEKICQKIIALDPKMRSARLINSRGHLTAGGMKGGLHSLETQKQDEMMFMELALRVRMRHEFDREFGEVHFSMSYRDKVIVMSFPLSNDEVLLLSCEKDTDFGKLPFKVLKIIEPLKKSPMSTF; encoded by the coding sequence TTGGACAATGTTGAAGAACTAGAAAAAATATGTCAAAAAATCATTGCTTTAGACCCAAAAATGCGTTCAGCCAGGCTCATCAATAGCAGGGGACATCTTACTGCTGGTGGAATGAAGGGTGGATTGCATTCTCTTGAAACTCAAAAACAAGATGAAATGATGTTCATGGAGCTTGCATTACGAGTTAGAATGAGACATGAATTTGATAGAGAATTCGGTGAAGTGCATTTTTCAATGTCATATCGAGACAAAGTAATTGTGATGAGTTTCCCATTAAGTAATGATGAAGTATTGTTATTATCTTGTGAAAAAGATACTGATTTTGGAAAATTACCTTTTAAAGTTCTCAAGATTATAGAACCTCTGAAAAAATCTCCAATGAGCACTTTCTAA
- a CDS encoding alpha/beta fold hydrolase encodes MIIVAKIVEEKFLKIDGYKIRYLESGNSKNTLVLLHGLGASSERWLNVLPYFSKNYTVIVPDLIGFGLSDKPQIDYTPEFFSEFLEKFFAQIGVAHPNLIGSSLGGQIAANYTSIHPNEIEKLVLVSPAGAMQHSTPALDAYVMAALYPSETTAKNAFELMEASGEEASQELITSFIERMQLPNAKLAFMSTILGLKNSTPITTKLDSIRTPTLIIWGSLDPVIPIDYADSFVSAIQDCRFFRMDECGHTPYVQDPETFAIKVLEFLDGT; translated from the coding sequence ATGATAATTGTTGCTAAAATAGTGGAAGAGAAATTCCTTAAAATAGATGGATATAAAATTCGATATTTGGAATCAGGAAATTCTAAAAATACTCTTGTTCTACTACATGGGTTGGGAGCATCATCTGAACGATGGTTGAACGTACTTCCTTATTTTTCAAAAAACTATACTGTGATTGTTCCTGATTTGATAGGGTTTGGATTGAGTGATAAACCTCAAATTGATTACACTCCTGAATTCTTTTCAGAATTCTTAGAAAAATTTTTTGCACAAATTGGAGTTGCACATCCAAATTTGATTGGTTCTTCATTGGGTGGACAAATAGCAGCAAATTATACCTCAATACATCCTAACGAAATTGAAAAACTTGTTCTTGTTTCTCCTGCCGGAGCTATGCAACACTCTACTCCTGCACTTGATGCATATGTTATGGCTGCACTATACCCTAGTGAAACTACTGCTAAAAATGCATTTGAACTGATGGAAGCTTCCGGAGAAGAAGCTTCTCAAGAACTCATTACTAGTTTTATTGAGCGAATGCAATTGCCTAATGCAAAATTAGCATTCATGTCTACTATTTTGGGGTTGAAAAATTCTACACCCATCACTACAAAACTTGATTCTATTAGAACTCCTACTTTGATAATTTGGGGGTCTCTAGATCCTGTTATTCCTATTGATTATGCCGATAGTTTTGTTTCAGCAATTCAGGATTGTAGATTTTTTAGAATGGATGAATGTGGTCACACTCCATACGTTCAAGATCCTGAAACATTTGCTATCAAAGTCTTGGAATTCTTAGATGGCACTTAG
- a CDS encoding DUF6659 family protein, whose product MSDTLYAQKCAKLLEETEIRFAGIVDKDGKLISGGFKKGLVPYEGDETKLQSFFDFVSKASIRKEFDESLGPINYLAARRDKAVLVSFPFPITQILLLISAEPTVNIETLAKKVVEIFTDVN is encoded by the coding sequence ATGTCTGATACTTTGTATGCTCAAAAATGTGCCAAATTATTAGAAGAAACTGAAATTCGTTTTGCTGGAATTGTTGATAAAGATGGTAAACTGATCTCTGGAGGTTTTAAAAAAGGTCTAGTTCCTTATGAGGGTGATGAGACTAAGTTACAGTCATTTTTTGATTTTGTTTCAAAAGCATCCATACGAAAAGAGTTTGATGAAAGCCTAGGTCCAATCAATTATCTTGCTGCAAGACGTGATAAAGCAGTTTTAGTAAGTTTCCCATTTCCTATCACACAAATTTTACTATTGATTTCAGCAGAACCTACTGTCAATATTGAAACCTTGGCAAAAAAAGTTGTAGAGATCTTCACTGATGTTAATTAA
- the phaC gene encoding class III poly(R)-hydroxyalkanoic acid synthase subunit PhaC, giving the protein MNSESRIDPKIIEEVLKFSKNVIDAPKLVSAPDEISLEVTPHDTVHELDKTRLLHYRPLTEKQHKTPLLISYALINRYHILDIQPEKSWVRNLLLQGFDVYMLDWGTPTSMDKYLDFDDYVNNYLDSAVEHIKNESSTEKISLQGYCTGGTIATAYAALHPESVKNYVATAPVIDGWRDTTVISNLAKHMDVDKMVDTIGNMPPEFMYYCFSVLKPFEQGIEKYVKFFKNIDNKKFVDNFLRVEKWLGDTPPIPGELFKQWIKDIYQENLLIQNKMYVGGERIDLKKIDMPTFTQIAVGDHLVSPECSMPLHYAIGSEDKTLRMYPTGHVGMIASSLSQKKVLPELGTWLAERS; this is encoded by the coding sequence ATGAATAGCGAATCAAGAATAGATCCTAAAATTATCGAAGAGGTTTTAAAATTTAGTAAAAATGTAATTGATGCTCCAAAACTAGTATCAGCTCCGGATGAAATTAGTTTAGAAGTAACACCTCACGACACAGTTCACGAATTAGATAAGACCAGACTATTACACTATAGACCACTTACTGAAAAACAACATAAAACACCATTACTGATTTCTTATGCATTAATCAACAGATATCACATATTAGATATTCAACCAGAGAAAAGTTGGGTAAGAAATCTTCTCCTACAAGGATTTGATGTATACATGTTAGATTGGGGAACACCAACCAGTATGGACAAGTATCTAGATTTTGATGATTATGTAAATAATTATTTAGATTCAGCAGTAGAGCATATCAAAAATGAATCATCTACAGAAAAAATTTCACTTCAAGGATATTGTACAGGAGGTACAATTGCTACAGCATATGCAGCATTACATCCAGAAAGTGTAAAAAACTATGTTGCTACAGCTCCCGTAATTGACGGATGGCGAGATACCACAGTAATTAGTAATCTTGCCAAACACATGGATGTGGATAAAATGGTAGATACTATTGGTAACATGCCTCCAGAATTCATGTATTATTGCTTTTCAGTTCTAAAACCATTTGAGCAAGGGATTGAGAAATATGTGAAATTTTTTAAAAATATTGATAACAAGAAATTTGTAGATAATTTCCTAAGGGTAGAAAAATGGTTAGGAGATACACCACCAATCCCAGGCGAATTATTCAAACAATGGATAAAAGACATCTATCAAGAGAATTTACTTATTCAAAATAAGATGTATGTTGGAGGAGAACGCATAGATTTGAAAAAAATAGACATGCCCACATTTACTCAGATTGCAGTCGGAGATCATCTAGTATCCCCAGAATGCAGTATGCCACTACATTATGCCATAGGAAGTGAAGATAAAACTTTGAGAATGTACCCCACAGGTCATGTTGGAATGATTGCTAGTTCACTATCTCAAAAAAAGGTATTACCAGAATTAGGTACATGGTTAGCTGAAAGATCATAA
- a CDS encoding poly(R)-hydroxyalkanoic acid synthase subunit PhaE, translating into MQQDSSKDITDYYKHLSLFWTDIMHLMSSKPQALTSTGPMRAFAANSKKVTTELIEINEDLMGFNQYLTEYYKQLAGAWEVAQKKVNLKAPEVPQDVEQIEAFKRIWIDIFDNDFTELFDSKKFGENYGKLVSKELELTKHWNNITNVVLQSVNLPSKEEIDEVYKELHSLKKRVGKLELELKKKEMTKK; encoded by the coding sequence GTGCAACAAGATTCTTCAAAAGACATTACTGATTACTACAAGCATTTGTCATTATTTTGGACTGACATTATGCATTTGATGTCAAGTAAACCACAGGCATTAACATCTACTGGACCCATGAGAGCATTTGCAGCAAATTCAAAGAAAGTAACTACAGAATTAATTGAAATTAATGAAGATTTGATGGGATTCAATCAATACCTTACAGAATATTACAAACAATTAGCAGGGGCTTGGGAAGTTGCTCAAAAAAAGGTTAATCTCAAGGCACCTGAAGTACCTCAAGATGTAGAACAAATTGAAGCATTCAAACGTATTTGGATAGATATTTTCGATAATGATTTTACAGAATTATTTGATTCCAAAAAATTTGGAGAAAATTATGGAAAATTAGTTTCAAAAGAACTTGAGTTAACTAAACATTGGAATAATATTACAAACGTTGTATTACAATCTGTCAATCTTCCAAGTAAAGAAGAGATTGATGAAGTGTACAAAGAACTTCATTCTCTAAAAAAAAGAGTTGGAAAACTAGAATTAGAATTAAAGAAAAAAGAGATGACTAAAAAATGA
- a CDS encoding class I SAM-dependent methyltransferase has protein sequence MQLATGGDMLNFGYWDAKNNTPISAQENLCTVFANMAELNSCKNIVDVGSGLSAPAIFWRNNFENLSIFCVNINYDQLSHSNPQQKIIFLNSSSTKLPFTDNSVDRVLALESSQHFKPFSDFILESKRILSDSGLLILAIPITLTSSSISKLGILKFTWSSEHYSLDDVKKIIVSGGFTISEEKMIGSSVYDPLADYYVENRDELKKSILKQYSPFVEKVLFRSIQKMKKASQDGIIDYVLLKCHL, from the coding sequence ATGCAACTTGCCACTGGTGGAGATATGCTGAATTTTGGATATTGGGATGCTAAAAATAATACTCCTATCTCTGCACAAGAAAATCTATGTACTGTTTTTGCTAACATGGCAGAATTAAATTCTTGTAAAAATATTGTGGATGTAGGCAGTGGATTATCTGCACCTGCAATTTTTTGGCGAAACAATTTTGAAAATTTGTCTATATTTTGTGTCAATATTAATTATGATCAGCTTTCTCATTCAAACCCACAACAAAAAATTATTTTTTTAAATTCCTCTTCTACAAAATTACCGTTCACTGATAACTCTGTAGATAGAGTATTGGCATTGGAATCTTCACAACATTTCAAGCCTTTCTCTGATTTTATTTTAGAATCTAAAAGAATTTTATCTGATTCTGGCTTGTTGATTTTGGCAATACCTATCACACTTACATCCTCATCTATTTCAAAATTAGGGATTTTAAAATTTACTTGGTCCTCAGAACATTATAGTTTAGATGATGTGAAAAAAATTATTGTTTCTGGAGGATTTACAATATCTGAAGAAAAAATGATTGGTTCGTCTGTCTATGATCCTTTGGCTGATTATTATGTGGAAAATAGAGATGAATTAAAGAAATCCATTTTGAAACAATATTCTCCATTTGTTGAAAAAGTATTATTCAGATCTATTCAAAAAATGAAAAAAGCATCACAAGATGGGATAATTGATTATGTCTTGCTGAAATGCCATTTGTAG
- a CDS encoding M57 family metalloprotease — translation MKGIFYFLFVIGISLTISSELVFAQTEDDPEIMFNLANNHFNNGEYKQAITIYDEILKIAPNNISTLKMKGIALSNLDDHSNSLKQFFKVLQYKPNDVISLTGMGVGFGYLGEYQESIAYFEKASIEKPDSIVINNYKDFINDVISKYPYTPTEKPEQSKSVQIISIPEWVRPIAKWWSEGSVEDSEFNSALIYLIENKIIQIPPANPITQSNEKIPEWVKTNAGWWADKQLEDTEFVAAIQYLIENGIIKIKIEKLPEKTQKELDLEIHLFEKYLRDISNNISKEKRYIEYPNPSRDVIKKFLRDYVKWNFEEEVKRASSKFPDPTYQIDNGTYIINYKVFINDQPTGLPLNHVDTLKNSFSFWEEQELSTNEQSAKIKFTVTNLKHEANVWVTWVVRNIGDGVLGHAHIGKGVVEVTLGDYNCDGSFQLYDVNSVETIMTHELGHSIGLKHISDKNNIMYPSFTPSYAYCLLN, via the coding sequence ATGAAAGGGATTTTTTATTTTTTATTTGTGATTGGTATTAGTTTGACAATTTCTAGCGAATTAGTGTTTGCTCAAACAGAAGATGATCCAGAAATAATGTTCAATCTAGCTAATAATCATTTCAACAATGGAGAATACAAACAAGCAATCACAATTTACGATGAGATTTTAAAAATTGCTCCAAACAATATTTCGACATTAAAAATGAAGGGGATTGCACTAAGTAACCTCGATGATCACTCTAATTCACTAAAACAATTTTTCAAAGTATTACAGTATAAGCCCAATGACGTTATTTCTTTAACAGGTATGGGAGTTGGTTTTGGGTATTTGGGAGAATATCAAGAATCAATTGCATATTTTGAAAAAGCATCAATTGAGAAACCAGATAGCATAGTGATTAATAATTATAAAGATTTCATCAACGATGTAATTTCAAAATATCCTTACACACCAACTGAAAAACCAGAGCAATCAAAATCAGTGCAAATAATATCAATCCCAGAATGGGTAAGACCGATTGCAAAATGGTGGTCAGAAGGAAGTGTGGAGGATTCAGAATTCAATTCAGCCTTGATATATCTAATAGAAAACAAAATAATTCAGATTCCACCAGCAAATCCAATCACTCAATCAAATGAAAAGATTCCAGAGTGGGTAAAAACCAATGCAGGATGGTGGGCAGACAAGCAATTAGAAGATACAGAGTTTGTTGCAGCCATTCAATATTTAATTGAAAATGGAATCATCAAAATTAAAATTGAGAAACTGCCAGAGAAAACTCAAAAAGAATTAGATCTTGAAATTCATTTGTTTGAAAAATATCTCAGAGATATTTCAAATAATATCTCAAAAGAAAAAAGATACATCGAATACCCCAACCCAAGCAGGGATGTTATTAAAAAATTCCTAAGAGATTATGTTAAATGGAATTTTGAAGAAGAGGTAAAAAGAGCATCATCTAAATTTCCAGATCCTACATATCAAATTGACAACGGAACTTACATCATCAACTACAAAGTATTCATCAATGATCAACCCACAGGGCTTCCATTAAACCATGTAGACACATTAAAAAATTCTTTTAGTTTTTGGGAAGAGCAAGAATTATCAACGAATGAGCAAAGTGCAAAAATAAAATTTACAGTAACCAACCTCAAACATGAAGCAAATGTATGGGTAACATGGGTTGTGCGCAATATCGGAGACGGGGTATTAGGGCATGCACATATTGGAAAGGGAGTTGTAGAAGTTACATTAGGAGATTACAATTGTGACGGTAGTTTCCAATTATACGATGTAAACAGTGTTGAAACAATCATGACTCATGAATTAGGGCATTCAATTGGATTAAAACACATTAGCGATAAAAATAACATAATGTATCCATCATTTACTCCATCGTACGCATACTGTTTGTTGAATTAA
- a CDS encoding two-component system sensor histidine kinase NtrB, with protein sequence MGLSASFKKLNLDVENFDEIFSDHSIVAVTDAEGTIIYANKKFCELSKYSEDELIGQNHRILKSDEHSDEFFTTMWDAITSGQIWEGEIKNRAKDGSHYWLKSTLIPVADSEDNITHFVAIRTDITKEKEIESKLLEAEAKLVKQNENLISQVEIKSSELVRSERLATIGTMASRIAHDLKNPLTILHTYAEMLSPEILSKLDSKDKEKWFRMQNSIFDMNRIIEDVLDFARTTEIKKKPIYIQRILKLAMNHVKSSYGVVINLSENDFKINCDERKIEGVLSNIINNAVQAIDGQGEIDVEIESDSEFLTILIKDSGPGISGENLSKIFEPMFTTKTTGTGLGLVICKSIVEQHGGSISVSNKPTTFTLKLPIQ encoded by the coding sequence ATGGGGCTTTCTGCATCTTTTAAAAAATTAAATTTAGATGTTGAGAATTTTGATGAAATTTTCTCTGATCATTCTATAGTTGCAGTTACTGATGCTGAAGGTACAATAATCTATGCAAATAAAAAATTCTGTGAATTATCAAAATATTCTGAGGATGAATTAATTGGGCAAAACCATCGCATTTTAAAATCAGATGAACATTCTGATGAATTTTTTACAACAATGTGGGATGCAATTACATCAGGACAAATTTGGGAAGGTGAGATAAAGAATCGTGCAAAAGACGGTTCACACTATTGGTTAAAATCTACTCTTATCCCTGTTGCTGACTCTGAAGATAACATTACACATTTTGTTGCAATTCGAACAGACATTACAAAAGAAAAAGAAATTGAATCAAAACTTTTGGAAGCAGAAGCAAAATTAGTAAAACAAAATGAAAATTTAATATCTCAAGTTGAAATAAAAAGTAGTGAACTAGTAAGATCTGAAAGATTGGCTACTATTGGAACTATGGCAAGTAGAATTGCGCATGATTTGAAAAACCCTCTGACAATTTTACACACTTATGCTGAAATGTTATCTCCTGAAATACTTTCAAAATTAGATTCTAAAGATAAAGAGAAATGGTTTAGAATGCAAAATTCTATTTTTGATATGAATAGAATTATTGAAGATGTTTTAGATTTTGCAAGAACTACTGAAATTAAAAAGAAACCTATCTACATTCAGAGAATTCTAAAATTGGCTATGAATCACGTAAAATCTTCTTATGGTGTTGTGATTAATTTGTCTGAAAATGATTTCAAAATTAATTGTGATGAAAGAAAAATTGAGGGTGTTCTATCAAACATAATCAATAATGCTGTTCAAGCTATTGATGGTCAGGGAGAAATTGATGTTGAGATTGAATCTGATTCTGAATTCCTAACTATTTTGATCAAAGATTCTGGCCCTGGTATTTCTGGTGAAAATTTATCTAAAATATTTGAGCCCATGTTTACTACTAAAACAACTGGAACTGGTTTGGGATTGGTAATTTGCAAAAGCATTGTGGAACAACATGGTGGGTCTATTTCTGTTTCAAACAAACCTACTACTTTTACACTGAAACTTCCAATTCAATAG